The Rhipicephalus sanguineus isolate Rsan-2018 chromosome 10, BIME_Rsan_1.4, whole genome shotgun sequence genome segment ttcttggcggctcattgcgcagaatgtaaatgcgtgcctttatttgacagtacaTCAGTGTTGTCATCTCACCCTAAGGATATCatcaggctcatcattgaggcggcagcgattgctaatggaagctgcatcagcaagccatccatcgcactaacaaaaaaggaactagattacttaaattcacccgcacgtgtaggtcctgcgtagtttcgctgctttttatttatataagtgtccccttttgcgttgactgatatctgtgtaatcacatgtgacaggtatatatgtgtgtgttgctttaataaacgatagttggaagttagcgcttgtcttcgtcgtttctttgtccgctgtgctcgctttgcgctaaagttttagtattatggaataccaactagcccgctcccacaccttgctggggtgtaacgtcccaataccacgatatgactatgagagacgccgtagtggagggctccggaaatttcgaccagctggggttctttaatgtgcacttaaatctaagtgcacgggcctcggacattttcgcctccatcaaaaatgcactgccgcggccggaattcgatcccgccaccttcggctcagcagtcaagcgccataaccactagactacttTGGCGGGGCAGCACCGTAATTATTGCAACACCGAGGCGGAAAAGTGAACGCTCTATTACACTCTCAGTTGAAAGTCTGCGCTTGTCTCTGTTTGCTGTTTTGGTCCGTTGGTTATACTAGTCTTTCGCACCTGGAAAGCTAGAGAGGTGGCGTCACTGATGATGGCAGCTCGGCCCTGGGCCACTTTTTCCAGGAGGTTCCTGCCGTACAGCTCCTGCACCGGAACTGCTGTGCGTCTGTCTCGAATGACGCGTCCAATTTTGTGTTGAGCTGGATTGGTCGAATTCTGCGGAAGTCATTGATGTGTCAGTTCAGGTGGTGAGAATGGGTCGGAAAATGCACACACACGATCACTGGCGCACTCTGGCCGTAGCGTCGCCATTGTGGAGATACTTAGATAATTGGCGTGCGTGGCGTGTCGATGCAAGAAATTATTATAGTTATAAAATGTGAGCGCGCACATCTTCTAttctccgtttcatacatcatgAGCAACGCTGTGGGAAATGTGTAAGTCAAAAGCAAAATGTGTCAGTCGGCGCGATTCacgcttggatttcgtcgtttAAAACggggcctccgcgattggctacGGCTTCGCCctaccggaactaatcgcggaggccacgatgcGAAGACAAAGAGACGGAAAGCGATCCAGAAGAACCTATTGGGAACTCTATTAATAACggcgtttgtttatttctaaggcacaaggcatcttcatttattactcagtctaaaaacgaaaaagGAAATGACTTTACGAGCGGTAAAGTCATTGAAtgatttcttggtgcgaacgcatctactacAAGAAGTCTCGCTCGATTGCATAGCGCTGCACCTTATGTATGAAGCGTGGTGTAGCTTGCGATGATAATACAAATAAGCGGTCGCCCTTGTCGACCAAATTCACTCGGCTTATCCGCTCTCAATGTGCTGCTGTGGCACATTTCCATGGAGTCAGAGAAGTGGTGTCCTCCTTAATGCCTTTTAATACGCGATGAAAGTCCCATTTTCTCTGGAAGGTACGGGACTGTGAATGCAGTACGCATTCGTCACAAAGTTGAAGAGCTTTTGTCGTAACGCCCAATTTCACCAAACAGGTTGACAAGAACattgcatgcaccgagaaccggagTATATCTATTGTAAATTGTCCTTTGAATTATCGCAGAAAAAAATAGGAAGTTCGAATCTCGCGGTAAAGTTTGGAATTATCGTGAGGTTGAGTTTGGTGAAGACATGAACAATCAAAAACGAAAATCCAGTTTTCTGCGAAACTAAACTTACCGCTACAGTAGCCACATAAGATGTTCCCAACCACATATACGGCACCGTCTGTGGTCGGCTTACAAGGTCTTCGGCGCTCTCTATCTTCTCCACTTCAGACTTGATCATGAGGCAAGCCCGCATGTGTCCACAGAAGGCATTCATCAGCACCAACGTGGCCAGCCACCACACAGTGCTCAGCAGGCGCTGAGCGCCTCCTTGGGCAGGTTCAGCCGTTGCTGGATAACGTAGAAAGCACGCTCGTCTAATCACTGTGCACAGGTCTAATCGAAGGTACACTTATTTTAGCATAATGTTTAAAAAATGTTTAGTACAGCCTATTTAGTTCTATCGAAGTCGAGATCTGGATATTCCCTTTGTGTGCTAAGGCTATGCCCCTCGTTTAAAAGTCCACAGTGTAGGCTCGCATTTCGCGGTCGCCCAGTGCACTGCATGACCATAGCAAATACCTTTGGTGTTTGAAGCCGCCAGTTCCATCCCAGGTCCGGTGGCCCCTTTTCTTGTGTGACACGGAATGCCATAGTGCTCGTGTTCTTAGACTCCGGTGAACGCTGACGAATTCTAGCGTGTGCTAAATTAATCCCGATGTTCCAATTAGGTCTTGTcccgaaataattttttttagcgagagagagaagaaaaaggagggCTACCTTGACAAGATCAGTCCAGACACCAACAAGTGCTAGTTCGGGGTTCCGCCGCCCCTGTTAGAAAATCACTAGGGGCCAGATATCACTAGAACCCGAGCCCAATACATCCGGCATTGGACGGAGACGTTCAAGTACTTGACCATCACTGCGGTGTTTAATGACATGGGGCGCTGAGCGCTGCATCGtctacttttctttttcgctcacTCTTAAGCagatttttctttatggcttttttAAGATCAACGACGTGTTTCCATGTGGTCTCCAGATAACCTTCTCAACATTTTTATGCATGTATtcacaggaggtccccctgacggtttttactttgggacctccttctgtactaTATCAATTTTCTACTTGCACTGTATTGTATTGAATATATTGAATAAACTCTCAAACTCACTCTCAAACTCTCAACAACATAAGTTTGCACCAAAGAATGTGCTTGGTGTCTTACCCTCAAGGAAAAGGTTCTCCACATACATCCACGTGGCATCACTGATGCTCCTAACGAAGGAACTTCTCTTTTGAGACTTGTAGGCTTGCACGTGATTGAGCAGAGCCGTCACCACGGACACGATAATCAAAGCTACGCTCAGGAACATCCAAACCTGCAATGTCAATACAAGAAATCAACGTGGGATTGAAGCTAGGTGGTACTCCATAGTTGACCACTTTTGTCATGAAGGTCAGCGCCATCGCAACTGAGTAGCCGAAGGACGTGttgcctagagcactgcacgggcccgggccggcccgaaagcccgggcccggcccggcccgcgggccgggccgggccgggtaaggggttgttggatcgggcccggcccgggccgggccgggctcgggcccgtgatcttcgggctcgggtcgggctcgggcctgagccaggcccgtattaggcccgggtctcatacgtatatgtataattgcgtgtgtacgttgtgtggctttgttcttgttttgtggggtttaacttcccgaagcgacccaggctatatgagacgccgtcgttgagggctccgggtaatttaaccacctggagtgcattggcgtgcacagaaattgcatagtacaagacgtctacaattttgctacatcggtatgctacacgggaTTTCAAGACACGCCTAATacaagtttccgccattatagtgagtgaaagacgttcttgggtaccgtgtaaggaaagcaacggtaaactgcctagattagtgtatataatatgtgcgcgtttgtatctagggaaatatttcgagtatgcagctatgctcgcatgcccgtagactggccaacgctaCTTGTGAGTctttaatatctcaggagctgtttttcgttcattttaagtgcaagatgcagagcgactcttatcacagggcgaacgccgttgttgattttctcatTAGAAgaggtgaggcgccagaccatagaggcactcgtttccccgagtgtggctcagaactggagtgatgaggctagagaagcgatccgggattctgggaatacccAGCACACggactgattagttttatttaaatcaccctttattcaacacaccgttactgtgcACACGTtgacacgaggacggtggctcgctcgttaacgggtgtgcctcgctttgacagatctatggcactgcagtggcggtgactcggggaagaagggtgggacaaagaacctttttgttttgaacacgaaaacgtagtgtaagttgggtgcagttgcctgtcgaggagtcaacacgacagctttaatttatgtaacgctgccaaGCCTGgtatattcctcccagaagcagctagagcacgtttttttccccattacattgtgcaatagatgaagtttgcaggatacttgctacttttactcaacagccctagctcgtatgcagttgatgtagactcaacctaaaaatgtctgtcatgctttcttttttctccactttatgcaggtattatattttgtagttgttcttttaaatgcaaaaatgagattgcgtggttagcacggcgtgcgtacatgaaagagccagctatgactccaattatattttatattgccctgcaatcatttcgcaagagtgttacgcgcgtaattcaccgaaagtatacacagtaccagtgaaagtcgtgacactgaaagaagttcctaaaacaatctctagaaaatatcttgtatgctgcaggtatcttcacaataaccgaaggttggacagtgcctcctttatgctcaaggcataactagccgaaacggaccgggccgggccgggccgggcccaaacctttcgggcccgggccgggtacgggccacatttaggaacaccgggccgggctcgggcgagcCGGAGCATGGTGTttacgggccgggccgggccaggcccgtgcagtgctctagtgttgCCTTATGTGTGAAAACTCAATCGTCTTCGTGCCCCACTGCTCTTTCGCACTT includes the following:
- the LOC119406377 gene encoding glutamate receptor 4-like, whose amino-acid sequence is MALTFMTKVVNYGVWMFLSVALIIVSVVTALLNHVQAYKSQKRSSFVRSISDATWMYVENLFLEATAEPAQGGAQRLLSTVWWLATLVLMNAFCGHMRACLMIKSEVEKIESAEDLVSRPQTVPYMWLGTSYVATVANSTNPAQHKIGRVIRDRRTAVPVQELYGRNLLEKVAQGRAAIISDATSLAFQVSSQCQDFVGAEYYLAREGLVSHPLNSFARKDIDPELFANINKIIRRLLEAGLVNYWWGIAMGDMGPCGGNSPSSPGPEQASTLTFDNVMGVFVLWLACVAASCVAFVAETSMPGVNSQRRSKVTVAGWRGRRFRRLPRTRRVI